In Promicromonospora sp. Populi, one genomic interval encodes:
- a CDS encoding nitroreductase/quinone reductase family protein: MSNEHKSVEQKTTPRVAPRWFVRTVWGLHRRLYRITGGRIGLRRPKGKSWGTLRLTTTGCRTGCEHSVLLAYIEDGPDLLLLAMNGWADGEPAWLRNLREHPEACVDLVDGERTVRSHIAQGDERTRLWARWRELDAHLDDYAALRSTETAVVVLAPRPEPVPRS; encoded by the coding sequence GTGTCGAACGAACACAAGTCAGTCGAGCAGAAGACGACGCCGCGCGTCGCACCGCGCTGGTTCGTCCGCACCGTGTGGGGGCTGCACCGCCGTCTGTACCGCATCACCGGAGGCCGGATCGGCCTGCGCCGTCCGAAGGGGAAGAGCTGGGGAACGCTGCGCCTGACCACCACCGGGTGCCGCACCGGGTGCGAGCACAGCGTGCTCCTCGCCTACATCGAGGACGGCCCTGACCTGCTCCTGCTGGCGATGAACGGCTGGGCCGACGGCGAGCCCGCCTGGCTGCGCAACCTGCGGGAGCACCCGGAGGCCTGCGTGGACCTCGTCGACGGGGAGCGCACCGTGCGGTCGCACATCGCGCAGGGCGACGAGCGCACCCGGCTGTGGGCCAGGTGGCGCGAGCTCGATGCACACCTGGACGACTACGCCGCGCTCCGGTCTACCGAGACGGCGGTGGTGGTCCTGGCGCCGCGGCCGGAGCCCGTACCGCGGTCGTGA